From the genome of Prevotella herbatica, one region includes:
- a CDS encoding AraC family transcriptional regulator, whose amino-acid sequence MKKFKYLVTDTKDLLWGLNVDTVGYEENLPGEDYPTHGHADGFYFNVAKGRILQEYQMLYVKEGGGAFKSHSVGEVELRSGDIFLLFPDEWHSYRPNDNTGWKCYWLGFKGRNMDDRVNAGFLSPEHPIYHVGYSSEIIRMLDMALHVADEEAIHSQQVLAGITNYLIGLMYSLESSNQLQQNFVHTDIVNRARQMIRETLEDGTTIQEIAVRLGMSYSNFRKIFKEFTGFSPSMYQQDLKLQRAKDLLATTDMTIKEIAYQLNFESPDYFSSKFRLKTGLKPSEFRGNER is encoded by the coding sequence ATGAAAAAGTTTAAATATCTGGTTACTGATACCAAGGACTTACTGTGGGGACTGAATGTCGACACCGTTGGTTATGAGGAGAATCTTCCTGGTGAGGATTATCCTACGCATGGTCATGCCGATGGCTTTTACTTCAATGTTGCCAAAGGACGCATATTGCAAGAATATCAGATGCTTTACGTCAAAGAGGGCGGTGGTGCATTCAAGTCTCATAGTGTAGGAGAAGTTGAATTGCGCAGTGGCGATATATTCCTTCTCTTTCCTGATGAGTGGCACAGTTATCGCCCTAATGATAATACTGGCTGGAAATGTTATTGGCTTGGATTTAAGGGGCGCAATATGGACGATCGTGTAAATGCAGGTTTCTTGTCCCCAGAACATCCTATATATCACGTGGGTTATTCAAGTGAGATTATCCGCATGCTCGACATGGCTTTGCATGTGGCAGACGAGGAAGCTATACATTCCCAACAGGTGCTTGCCGGAATAACCAACTATCTTATTGGATTGATGTATTCTCTAGAAAGCAGCAATCAGTTGCAACAGAATTTTGTGCATACTGATATAGTGAATCGTGCCCGTCAAATGATACGTGAGACATTGGAAGATGGAACGACTATTCAGGAGATTGCAGTGCGATTGGGAATGAGTTATTCTAATTTCAGAAAGATATTCAAGGAGTTCACTGGTTTTTCTCCGTCTATGTATCAGCAGGACTTGAAGTTGCAGCGTGCCAAGGATCTATTGGCGACTACAGATATGACGATAAAGGAAATTGCTTATCAGCTTAATTTCGAGTCTCCTGATTATTTTTCTTCTAAGTTCAGACTGAAGACAGGACTTAAACCGAGTGAGTTTCGTGGTAACGAAAGATAA